Proteins encoded by one window of Ascochyta rabiei chromosome 1, complete sequence:
- a CDS encoding Propionate--CoA ligase, whose translation MSPRHIQDEVYAASMKDPEKFWTRHGENLYWHKKPTKAFQKSTKFLPKSNMEHDSWSSYTDGEISTTYNCVDRHVASGNGGNVAIYWDSPVTNTKEQYTYKQLLEEVETLAGVLGEEGVKRGDVVLIYMPMIPAAMFAMLAIARLGAIHSVVFGGFSPAALAQRIEASRPVAIMTASCGIEGSKKPTGYKNMIEEAIRRSKVKPSKTIVWQREQLRWDPVVKEEGQRNWQRLVKSAKDRGLKAEAVPVKSGDGLYIIYTSGTTGLPKGVVRSAGGHAVGLHFSVKYLFGIHGPGDVQFTASDIGWVVGHSYIVYAPLLVGATTVLFEGKPVGTPDASTFWRIVQDYKVTTMFTAPTALRAIRREDGENTLFEKRYGEKGALTSLRALFLAGERSEPSIVQMYQKLLSKHCAPGAIVVDNWWSSESGSPISGIALSASAGLNFSSSDRPVPLRIKPGSAGKAMPGFDVRVVDDAGKEMKRGEMGNIVMAIPLAPTAFTTLWEDEERFYKGYMKRFDGKWIDTGK comes from the coding sequence TGAAGGATCCCGAGAAATTCTGGACTCGCCATGGGGAAAATCTTTACTGGCACAAAAAACCCACCAAGGCGTTTCAAAAGAGTACCAAGTTTCTTCCCAAGAGCAACATGGAGCATGACTCATGGAGCTCGTATACAGACGGAGAGATCTCGACGACTTATAATTGTGTGGACAGGCATGTAGCGAGTGGAAACGGCGGAAATGTAGCCATCTATTGGGATAGTCCAGTCACGAACACAAAAGAGCAGTATACGTACAAGCAGTTACTTGAGGAAGTAGAGACACTGGCGGGCGTCCTCGGAGAAGAAGGGGTTAAACGGGGCGATGTCGTCCTCATCTACATGCCGATGATCCCTGCTGCCATGTTCGCTATGTTAGCTATCGCTCGATTGGGCGCCATTCATTCCGTCGTGTTCGGCGGCTTCTCGCCTGCGGCACTGGCGCAGAGAATCGAAGCGAGTCGACCTGTCGCCATCATGACAGCATCGTGCGGTATCGAGGGATCGAAGAAGCCCACCGGGTACAAAAACATGATCGAGGAAGCGATTCGAAGGAGCAAGGTCAAGCCATCGAAGACGATTGTGTGGCAGAGAGAGCAGCTGAGATGGGACCCAGTGGTCAAGGAAGAGGGCCAGCGAAATTGGCAACGCCTCGTGAAGAGCGCCAAGGATAGAGGGCTCAAGGCTGAGGCTGTGCCCGTGAAGAGTGGCGATGGGCTCTACATCATCTACACGAGCGGAACTACGGGCCTACCGAAAGGGGTCGTTCGTTCGGCTGGTGGGCACGCCGTTGGCCTCCACTTCTCCGTGAAGTATCTTTTCGGAATCCACGGCCCTGGGGATGTTCAGTTCACAGCATCCGACATTGGCTGGGTGGTAGGCCACTCGTACATTGTCTATGCACCGCTACTGGTTGGCGCCACCACGGTGCTTTTCGAAGGCAAGCCCGTCGGAACCCCCGACGCAAGTACGTTCTGGCGCATTGTTCAAGACTACAAGGTTACCACCATGTTCACTGCGCCGACTGCTCTGCGCGCCATTCGACGAGAGGATGGGGAGAACACGCTCTTTGAGAAGCGGTATGGAGAGAAGGGCGCGCTAACATCGCTGCGAGCTCTGTTCCTGGCGGGCGAGCGAAGTGAACCGAGCATCGTACAGATGTACCAAAAGCTGTTGTCAAAACATTGCGCGCCTGGCGCTATCGTCGTTGACAACTGGTGGTCGTCGGAGTCTGGATCACCCATCTCTGGCATTGCCCTGAGTGCCTCTGCTGGACTGAACTTCTCTTCGTCGGACCGTCCGGTACCACTCCGGATCAAACCTGGCTCTGCTGGCAAAGCCATGCCAGGCTTCGATGTACGCGTCGTTGACGATGCAGGCAAGGAGATGAAGAGGGGGGAGATGGGCAACATTGTCATGGCGATTCCGTTGGCGCCGACTGCCTTCACAACGCTGTGGGAAGACGAGGAGCGGTTTTACAAGGGGTATATGAAGCGCTTCGACGGGAAATGGATCGATACTGGCAAGTGA
- a CDS encoding Propionate--CoA ligase — MSRADDVINVAAHRFSTGAIEQAMTTHPSIAEAAVVGIPDALKGHLPFAFVTLATHPHPGRAVPDEKLLSEVQKLVREQIGAIASLGGVIQGKAMIPKTRSGKTLRRVLRELLENATHEDFDKEVNVPSTIEDGEAVKVAREKIREYFEVKGKHLHKATEVKAKL, encoded by the coding sequence ATGTCGCGAGCAGACGACGTCATCAACGTAGCCGCTCACCGGTTCAGCACAGGCGCGATTGAGCAGGCCATGACGACTCATCCTTCGATTGCCGAAGCTGCCGTGGTTGGCATTCCCGACGCCCTCAAAGGCCACCTACCGTTTGCTTTTGTCACACTTGCCACGCATCCTCACCCAGGCCGTGCGGTGCCTGACGAGAAGCTGCTCTCCGAGGTTCAGAAGCTTGTACGTGAACAGATTGGTGCCATAGCGTCCTTGGGCGGTGTCATCCAAGGCAAAGCTATGATTCCAAAGACGCGGAGCGGGAAGACATTGAGGCGCGTCCTGCGTGAGCTATTGGAGAATGCGACCCATGAAGATTTTGACAAGGAGGTCAATGTGCCGAGTACGATTGAAGATGGCGAGGCTGTCAAGGTGGCGAGGGAAAAGATTAGGGAGTACTTTGAGGTCAAGGGCAAGCATTTGCACAAGGCGACTGAAGTGAAGGCGAAGCTGTAG
- a CDS encoding RAS2 protein, with amino-acid sequence MAGKMTLYKLVVLGDGGVGKTALTIQLCLNHFVETYDPTIEDSYRKQVQIDGQSCMLEVLDTAGQEEYIALRDQWIRDGEGFVLVYSISSRSSFARIQRFHSQIQRVKETAMAGSPTYPGSPISASAPVFGQAPVMLVGNKCDRVTEREVSTQEGQALAKDLGCDFVEASAKNCVNVEKAFFDVVRQLRRQRHQGSGRHSDRTEKTRGPRGPANDRVRGSGGDRGGNNGRSTKRKDKPKCIIL; translated from the exons ATGGCGGGCAAAATGACCTTGTACAAGCTCGTGGTGCTGGGCGATGGAGGTGTGGGCAAGACGGCCCTGACCATCCAG CTCTGCCTGAACCACTTCGTTGAGACGTACGACCCCACTATCGAGGACTCGTACCGCAAGCAGGTCCAGATCGACGGCCAGTCGTGCATGCTTGAAGTCCTCGACACAGCTGGCCAAGAGGAGTACATTGCACTGCGAGACCAATGGATACGCGACGGCGAGGGCTTTGTCCTCGTCTACAGCATCTCTTCACGATCCTCGTTCGCTCGCATACAGCGCTTCCACAGTCAGATCCAGCGCGTCAAGGAAACCGCCATGGCTGGCTCCCCCACCTACCCCGGCTCTCCCATCAGTGCATCGGCCCCCGTCTTCGGCCAGGCCCCCGTCATGCTGGTGGGCAACAAATGCGATCGCGTCACCGAGCGCGAGGTGTCTACACAGGAAGGCCAGGCCCTAGCCAAGGACCTGGGTTGCGACTTTGTAGAGGCTTCAGCCAAGAACTGCGTCAACGTCGAAAAGGCCTTCTTCGACGTCGTCAGACAACTGCGTCGACAGCGACACCAAGGCTCGGGCCGCCATTCAGACAGAACCGAGAAGACGCGTGGCCCGCGTGGGCCAGCCAACGATCGCGTTCGAGGGAGTGGTGGTGATCGTGGAGGCAACAACGGCCGCTCTACAAAGCGCAAGGACAAGCCCAAGTGTATCATATTGTGA